The window TACACCAACAACATCACGTCGACCAACCCGGAACAACTGCCTTGCCTGCCAGTGTCaactacacaattgcacgagtctcccctgggttgtcatgccacaaccagaagcggtcaggccctttataagggccctatgggcaacctagggagacacccagcATCATAaaggtctataattaacgaACTACTCTCGATTcaataatatcaaaacctatattagctcggccatttacctttcgaccgaccgttcaaaattgcgccaaatttcctcaatcaaaattgcgcacccctttctctttggcattaacggctccattcaaaattccatagcaccaccaccacccccacccgcctgctaccgattcgatcgggctgctggtgctcccttgcacctgccagtgcaggcggtccctcctctcccctccccccacctttcctgtcatggacgggcgtgcgctacaatagcttgttctgaatgtgcacgtaaaaccctatgacctgacctgacctggtcgatatttaaattgttatttatagataaaatgtcacctggacatgggagtccacgctatgctgttagatctactggtagaccagtagagctaattttaatcagattgcaaagtttgttttgtttaacgacatcagtagagcacattgatttattaatcatcggctattggatgtcaaacatttggaatactagtatagtcttagaaaggaaacccgctacatgtattcattaatagcaagcgatcttttatatgcacaattccacAAGACTGgtaggatagcatataccacgatctttgatttaccagtctcggtgcactagctggaacgatgaatagctcaatgagcccaccgacgaggattgatcttataccgaccacgcatcaagcgagcgctttaaacCTCTGGACTACGCTCCGCCCCTTTGATGAAATAAGTATTCGTTAAAAACCACATAGTTGTAGTATAAAGGATGCTCAAAGCTTTACTAATGGGCTACGGCCCGCCCCCTccattgaatatatattttttaaaaccataccACGTAAATATGCAAATTAGCTTTCAAAACTTACAGGAATGggctgattttttaaattcctgTCTTCAAGGTGTTTATCACTTTGCAAATTTAACGCCGAAATTGTTCCGCCCCACCCACTTCCCcattaaacttctttttttttctgtattaaattttataacattatacatacatacatagtgtgggttgctcacacacacacacacacacacacacacacacacacacacacacacacacacacacacacctctcccCCGCCCAAAAGTGGGTTGCCACTCACCTACCCAACCCACCTACCGCCAGTATAAAAAGAATCCTGGCAACCGCCATTGCGAAACTGGCCTATTCGTTTTTACATCTACTTTCATTTTCACGTCCATATCATGGCAGccatgtttaataaatttaaaaaacggAAGAATTTTCAAAACCTAATTGTTTCTATAATCAGGAATTGATCATAATTACCCTGTAAGTTACTAGTGCTTGACAAAtttcacatatataatatagtgaACAATACTTACAACCATCTGCCGCAATAATATACACTAATAAAATACAGTCTGGCTTGTGGATAGGGGCCTATTATTCTAGCCAAGTGCCAAGTCACGTACACCCGTTTTTAGATTCTGTATTGATCCAAGTTTTAAAGCTATCTACTAACCTGTTACTTGTGTGAATCAGTAAAACGTTGTCGGCCACACAGCGTGTAATAAGACTAGTTTTATAAACTTTTCCTTCAGCTTTAGATCGCTGTTCCAGTTACCAGAAAAGATCAGTTGTCAATTTCTTAGAAGTAGGCCATGGGGAAAACCCGTTATATCTGCTTCATACCAATGTAAAGAAAATCATTAGAACGCAGTCTGTATAGGTGTTTGTCCACGCAAAATCAACATACTTTACACCAaggcccgttccacgaagatATCTCTTAAACctgcagtgtctggaatatttttattatttaagcatttagaacagaaaatcaCCATTCAAGAGACCTGGATTGTAAATTTatctgttaaacaaaaacaagctaaATTATTCACTGAATACAAAATCCCCGGTTACACAGGTCTCGTTTTTTAACAGTGGTGTCACTTCTAGGGGTGGTATCGCTACCTATATTAAAGATGGTATCTCGTACTCCCGTATTCCATATGTAGCCACCCATCCACATATCGAATCATTGGGCGTCTCCATTCATGGACTTAAACAAAATCTcaatatttttaacttttatattcATCCGGGTGCCATTAATACTAAATTTACAGTAAATGATTATTCTAAAATTATTGGTAACACTGATTCGGACGTACTAATAACTGGAGATTTTAATAGTCAAAATACTCTTTGGGGTTCAAATGTTAGCAATCCACAAGGCCAAACACTGGAAAATTTTATGGATGCAAATGATTTGGCCTGTTTAAATGATGGCACCCCGACTTTCCTTTCTGATGCATACCATACTTGGTCCTGTTTGGATCTGACCATGATTTCGAGGGGGTTGGCTGCCAAGTGTGAGTGGGAGGTACTCAATGAATTTGGTAGCGACCACCTACCcgttaaaactgtttataactTGGATCAAGTTTGGGAAGAAAATACTAAACCAAAACATAAATGGAATTTTATTAAAGCAGATTGGCCCCAATTTGAGAACATGTGCGCCGAGATAAATCCTAAGCAGATTAAAAATactaatatagatatttataatgATCAATTAATTGAAACTATTACCGATATAGCTAATAAAACTATCCCTGTCTCCCACCATAAAGCTAGAAATAATTCTGTTCCGTGGTGGTCAGATgaattaaataaacttaaaatgaatagaaataaacTAAGGAAGAaacttaaaaaacataaaactgatattaatattcaaaattataaCAATGCTAAATACGAATTAACTTATGTCATAGCTAAAGAAAAAAAGGCCTCATGGGAAAAATTTGTCAGCTCCATCGGTGAAAATACCACGGGTAGGGAGGTCTGGTCCAAGATCAAAAGAATCCAGGGGAAACCAAGTactaatcataatattttaaaaaacagtaaaatttataaaagtaatCAGGAAAAAGTTGACATTCTTGGAGCCACCTTTAAACAAAATTCGGCGACTACTAATTTTTCTAAAGATTTCCAAAAACGTAAATTATATgtagaaaaatactataaaattCCCCTGGATGCTAAATTCCATAAGAGCGGTTGTGAATATGACATGCCCTTTAAACTCCAAGAAATGCTCAAGGCTTTTCAACACCGAAAGGGCTCATCTCCTGGCCCtgataaatttaattatgtattttttaaacacatgCCAAATAATATACTTGAATTTTTCTTGGAGCTATTTAACTTAATTTGGAAGCAGGGTTATCTCCCCCTCAGTTGGAAGCATGCAGAAGTGTTTGCACTTCCAAAGAGGGGAAAGGACCTTACGGATCCAAAAAATTATCGTCCAATATCCCTAACGTCCAGTGTCTGTAAAACCATGGAGTATATGGTTAACACTCGCCTTACCCACTATTTGGAATTAAATAACTTGCTTACAAATTTTCAAAGTGGGTTTAGAAAAAACCACGCCACAACCGACCACCTTGTACGTTTACAAACCGAGGTTAAAAACGCATTTCGGAAGAAACACAAGGTGGCGGGAGTATTTGTGGACATAGAAAAGGCATACGACATGGTTTGGAGACATGGACTGTTacaaaatttttataaaatgggtGTAAGAGGGTCAATGTTTACATTCATTGacagttttataaataacagaacCTTTGCAGTTAACTTTAAAGGCTACTCTTCACCCAAGTTGGAACTAGAAAATGGCATCCCCCAGGGGTCAGTGATTGCACCCACACTTTTTggaatatttattaatgatttggccCAAACTCTCACTGACAGTAATGAGTCAAAAGAAACTCAACTCAGTATCGGTCTTTTTGCAGACGATACTGCTTTCTGGAGGGTAGGTAATACCTTTAATTTAGTACAAAACGACCTCCAGTCGGACATAAATACTTTACGAAAATGGTCAGAAGCCTGGGGTGTTACCATTTCCCAATCTAAAACTAATTGCATATCTGTTTTAGGCCGTGGCCAACGGGCACCAAAACTTGAATTAACTTTTGGCGAAAAATTAATTACACAGGTCAATTCGGTCCGCTTTTTGGGAGTGACCTTCGACCGGAGGCTTTCATTCGTGCAACATATAATCAATGTAGTTGGCACCTGTAAGTATTACATAAATCTTATAACAATTTTATCAGCAGTCCCATGGGGTAGCGATAGAAAAACACTGCTCATGATTTTCGAGGCGTTCATAGTCTCAAGGTTGCAGTATGGGGCGCAGGCTTTCGGCTGTGCCACTGACACCCAACTAAAAAAACTTGAAAGCGTGTACAACAGGGCCCTCTGTATTATTATAAGGGCCTCAGTGTGCACGCCCCATGATAGTGTATTAGCTGAGTTGGGTGTCCTCCCACTTACCCTCAGACGCATAAAACAGGGACTGAAACATCTTTATAAAGTAAGAAATCTGGTTGCTAATAATCCAGTAAATATATTAGTTTCCCTGCCTACTCAGTCAGTCCGGCACTCtaatatatccatttttttcttatttaaacaGGTTTGCTTGCGATTTTGGGGTGGCGAATCTACCTATGAGTGATTGTAGTGCTAGATTCAAAGCCCCATGGGCTCTCATACCGCCTAaggttaacttttttttattaaaaacgaaTTATCTAAAATTGAACTACCagtttttaagaatattttatttagaattatAATGGGGGAAATTTATAAagattatttacaaatttatactGACGGCTCTAAAGACCCCATAACTGGTAGGGCGGGTATGGCCTTTGCCGTCAAAGAAATAAATGGATATAGTCACTTTAGGGCCAGACTGACTGACAAGGTTTCAGTCTACACCACGGAGCTGTTGGCTATTCAATATGTCCTGGTGTGgatattaaacaattataaaaaactAGACGGCcagaataaatttattattctttcaGATAGCCTCAGTGCCCTGCAGTCCATTAGTGGCTCCCACAGTATCAGACCTGAAattgtaaaaaacatttttagtttttataataaaattattcacTGCGGCGTTGAGGTCGTTTTGCAGTGGGTCCCGGCCCACGTGGGTATACGCGGAAATGAGACAGCAGACATGTATGCTAAAACATCTTTATtagataatgaaattaaaattaatattaaatataattataatgaaataatgtctATGGTCGTGCCATGCATTGATCGCCTGTGGCAAACCGACTGGGACCACAGGACGAGAGCATGGCACGCTAATATTAAACCTAATGTCTCCACACCTGGCCcactttcatttaatttaaaggCAACTAGAACAATAGCTCGATTAAGAATGGGTGTATCTATTGGTCTTAAccaaactaaatttaaattaagaaaGATTAATAGTCCAAATTGCACCCATTGTAATACTCCAGAAGATGTGGGTCATTACCTCTTCTTCTGtactaaatacaataaaaatacaactaaattaattaatcattttactaaaaataaaattatatttaatccaACTAATTTACTTAATCCCGACAAACAGTATAAAGCAATAACAGACAGACTTTTAATAGCCTATGTGTTGGAGACTAATAGGAAtatttaactaattaattaataatttaatttgtaaattaattagACTGGTTAGCTACGACCCACCGGCGAGTTGCTCCACTTAGAACTCGCTTTGCGATATGCGCTCGTCCGGGGTACGGGCTTAACTAGTTTACTATTAATTATggataaaactattataataataaattaatatttaaagatcTATAAATATAaggttaataaaatagtatagTTTGCTAAGCCTACCTCGGCGGTCTGCCccttatcattattattattattatttatttatttttgtgcacaCACCGATCGATATTTACACGGCCTACCTTGTGTCGCTAGCTGTGACGTCAGAGGTCAGACCAAGGTGACAGCTCTGTTAATGCTGGCTACAGCTATCGATCGGCCACGTCTCTCGCTgtgtgttaattattttaattaattattttaacctttttttttttaattattaatctaATCTTTGTTTATAGGTGGTTGCCTATGTCCCCGGGGCTGCGCAGTCCGTGCGATTGTACCAGCTATGTCAAAATTTGTTTGGTAACTGGTTGGTCGCGCGTGGCTGCACTTTTCCGGGGCCAGGTTAATcgctttttaataattaaagatattatttaacatttaatctttttaatcaatttatatGTCTCTACAGCTCTACCAAACGTTTATGGTGGCTGGATGGggacatttcaaaattttagctctgtatatatgttatatgtttgtggtatgcaagtgtgtgtgtgtaagtgtattGCTCGGTATTGGGTGGGggcttatctggcagtaatcccctccccctcccgGAAAATTGcatgttataaatatgtgtgtcttttaattttggctttggttgtgtggttttttgggtgttttatttttattttttttccctttattatattattattactattattatttattattgattgatttattgatttatggttgttgtttttttggggggtttttgtgtttttttgtaaattaatttgataggtttatgtttatgtatattttatccatattttaatcattattttatatttttaataaaaaaaaatatatatgtaatttaacagggcaggtgtctggtctgtgcCTTTGGTAGTGTCTTGGTTAATATTACCTCGTCTACTGCCCTAGGTATTATAGATTAAAGTTTTCGCCGCGTCTTCTAAATGACCTAATCAAGTTGTTTTAGAAGACAACTGAGGAGTCGCCTGTTTTTCCATGGATCGGCCGGGTTCACCTCTCTCCTTCTGGCAGGCTTGATACTTAAaaggaaatattaaattaaccatcgCTGGATTTTTTGCGCCACTCCCCTAGTGGCACCAGCGATTAAACTATTACAACCCTTTGGCGTCACTTTTCAAGTGACGCCGGTTTGGGAAGTTATAATAACTTCCTAAACAACTAATAGGCTGtcaggattggactgaactgctgttggacacggtgggggggggggggggggggggggtgatgggatgccgggagttagggcattctttggggctatatgcgtaggcggttcggccttaggttttgagtagggccggcctcccctccctcccgaccctcacctggtcacaccaatgtttaaaatatgactggcagcccctttcctcttaaactcccatgggcttaatgaatattgtttaagaattattattaatattagaccagcccatctaaatttgcgccgaaaatatattatattaataatttatataggatagtaatgttgataagtttctttaagggcgcagccaaacTTTTTTAACCCCAATTTccccctttttatacttttggcgttaattttcaaaatttcccctatttgttaggttatccctgtcccgagtcagactcccgatcctatcggaggccggactcgggataggcgtgttcgaaaccctagtggtatatggacactttaaacaagttactaagctaagctaagtaagcatttgacgatatgcgttaatgacgacaactcgcgagtgaattaaaagtgcagttatgcttgtatttgaacttagaacttgattGTATACCTTGAAGAcaggaatttaaaaaatcagccCATTCCTGTAAGTTTTGAAAGCTAATTTGCATATTTACGTggtatggttttaaaaaatatatatttaatggagGGGGCGGGCCGTAGCCCATTAGTAAAGCTTTGAGCATCCTTTATACTACAACTATGTGGTGTTTAACGAATACTTATTTCATCAAAGGGGCGGAGCGTAGTCCAGAGgtttaaagcgctcgcttgatgcgcggtcggtataagatcgatcctcgtcggtgggcccattgagctatttatcgttccagctagtgcaccgagactggtaaatcaaagatcgtggtatatgctatcctacCAGTCTTgtggaattgtgcatataaaagatcgcttgctattaatgaatacatgtagcgggtttcctttctaagactatactagtattccaaatgtttgacatccaatagccgatgattaataaatcaatgtgttctgcatgtgtcgttaaacaaaacaaactttgcaatctgattaaaattagctctactggtctaccagtagatctaacagcataaCGTGGActtccatgtccaggtgacattttatctataaataacaatttatgggtgtatgggtaactatatttacgtgcccctatccacgaaggttcaggcacgcccactgcggaattagcctctgacttcgccagtgactgactccggagcagggggggggggggggggggggggggggggggggggggggtttgaagtgggcggaatttggaaaaaagccatttagtaagcgcggaccgactagcagacacttcataaacaagaagtaacaccgagtgggagccgtgttctgattggctgaatttcgattcctcggtgaagcctgttttttacctaagtctacaaagagtactgcataccgataaatgtctggactctaaaattttagccaaaaatggttaagactgctcggccgaaaagttttaaggtgattttgagcaattgaacgggcgccaaaacaaaatgcgttagactatttataaaaaaaataacataaaaattttgaactgcattccaaaacatttaaagtctaactagcccaaaaaaggaggttactCACGGAGGAAAGGAGGTTGGCGTCTAGGGGGATTCGATGAATCCGGTGATCTCAAGCTGCGGGAGGAACTGCCGGTAGTCGGAGTCTGCTAACTCCTTGGTGATGGAACGGTAGTGTGTCCCCGCGATGGTTTTAAGAACACGATGTagtgtcgggttgtccatctccaaGAATAGCACACCTTGGCTGAATATTCCGCTCCGGCAGATGGTGACGCAAACTGCGTCGTGTCCCTCCCGCGTCTTGAGCCGATGTACCGCGAACTCCCCCTCGTCTGGATTGTCTGGCAATGGGTTGTAGGAAAGGGCCTTGGGTCTACTGATGAGTAGACGTTCATCCCTGATGTTGTTCTTAACCAGTTGTTGGTAACGCTGGGGGAGACGGctggcctgcagtgaccactgctcCACTGGTTGTTCGTGTGTCTCCGGCGGTTGAGAGGGGCGGCTCGGCTTGGCTGGTAtggcactcgggggagtggtcgccttcctcttGACAACGGCCACcttccgggcctgcgcctcaacgggtgt of the Gigantopelta aegis isolate Gae_Host chromosome 12, Gae_host_genome, whole genome shotgun sequence genome contains:
- the LOC121386836 gene encoding uncharacterized protein LOC121386836: MKTYGMLLEYRVSYTGSRATVTLVYGDRIQKKGRWRKRRRVPAAAQGGSKPVAKPPAATPSVRPPNTAHPSKKTRAEEVPAPDVQASMPTEEPETEFDTEICVTPYNRPPAPIPTEALSDLSPIILATPVEAQARKVAVVKRKATTPPSAIPAKPSRPSQPPETHEQPVEQWSLQASRLPQRYQQLVKNNIRDERLLISRPKALSYNPLPDNPDEGEFAVHRLKTREGHDAVCVTICRSGIFSQGVLFLEMDNPTLHRVLKTIAGTHYRSITKELADSDYRQFLPQLEITGFIESP